One genomic window of Bradyrhizobium sp. CCGE-LA001 includes the following:
- a CDS encoding I78 family peptidase inhibitor, producing MLLVALLLAVPAQACDPDPCRRMIGKPFSAELAEEVRLIAGAKTVRPSGPGIPTSADVRGDRLNVLVDEKHIVVGFRCG from the coding sequence GTGCTGCTGGTTGCGCTTCTATTGGCCGTGCCTGCGCAGGCCTGCGACCCGGATCCGTGCCGCCGCATGATCGGCAAGCCTTTTTCGGCAGAACTCGCCGAGGAAGTGCGGCTTATTGCTGGAGCGAAAACCGTTAGACCAAGCGGACCGGGCATCCCCACCAGCGCCGACGTGCGCGGCGATCGGCTCAATGTTCTTGTCGACGAGAAGCACATTGTCGTCGGCTTCAGGTGCGGATGA